The following is a genomic window from Episyrphus balteatus chromosome 1, idEpiBalt1.1, whole genome shotgun sequence.
gttaATTCCTTTTATCATTTGTTAAATTTGAccaattttttaatgtaattattCCACTGTTGTTAGGCTGTTTTGGTCCACATAAAGAAAAtgcgaataaaaacaaatttatcccATTATTTTCCCAACGTTTCGTAAGTGCTTCCTTACTTCATCAGGggtatttattcaatttaactATTCTAAAACATAATGTATAATTTGTTTCCCTCCTTTTATCACTTAATTACTTTTAACACTTATTGTTTATGACCCTGATTACCTGCACGcacaatgttaaaaaaaactttcgcgCGCACATTAACCCTTAGCTGGACGGATTAGCTGTGATAATTAGGAGTATGTTTTTTTAACACAGGGTAATAAAACTTAAGCCTATTTCCAGGTAATCCTCCGTTGGTAGAAAAAGTGTTTTCTGGGGATTACGGTCGTTGgttgttttaatttcaatattaatCCGCGGCACGTCTGTGTGCGTCGAATAACTGACTGAAACTGACTGAGAAATTATCTGTTCTATTTTTAGTTTCTATTaagcattatttattttttgtatcaataaaTTGGCTTGCGCCGAGACCCCCTTAGGAACTCTACACGACCCCCAGGGGGTCGCGACCCACACTTTGAAAAACACTGCTCTATAGTAAcagtgaccatatttctggtaGCGAAACCcgagacaaaaaactttttgatattGATATCAAGGTTTCTCAAACGATTCTATGTgaatattttctttgaaattatttaattcgTTTATGAAGAAGccagaaatcataaaaaaagttGCTAACAGTAAGCaactgttaaattttatttttttacgattttcattttattttaaatgattttaatttaatttcattttcatttatttattgtaTAATTATGCTTTGTAAAATACAATATCTTATAAATTAGAGATGATTTGAGTATTGTAATACCATTTTAACAATATTTGTGCTGTGTgataacttttattatttttaaccttaaaagttttggaaggagaatgggcaaatttGTATCGAACGTGAACGTTGCGCGGCCAAGAATAAGTAAGtcatttttttctgtagttTTTTCAATGTGACGTACCAAACAAATGGATAAAacgcatttttgcatttaacactttttatagattttctttttattataacacggtgggcaggaagcatcgataggttgcacaaaaatgtcgacaaaaactgcaagttgggttgtatttgttgatgattatacgtacaaaatccgttggaattgaaatcctagctgctccttttcataagtaatataaaataataaaaatcttggggagagtacgataacttaggtgacaagaattgataacgatattttgtagaggagtttaatacaataattttttacaatgggacggggtccatctccccccgtttaggcgggaggggcaattttctaaaatatcacgttaaatacaaaaaaaatattaaaaaacaacagcagcacttacagttatgaatgatacctttttcaaaaggcagaattgtacatttgattctcatttttaaatcaaattatttcaattaattgttctcgctataatcaacttcaaagtaaaaatttaggaaaaaagttaaaaaaaacacattaaatactatttttaccgACTGCTGTGGGTCAGTTTATAGGGAAACAAccttagttactctactattattCGACATATTCGAGGATTTTGTCCGATTTCATCAGAATCTGACAGTTTTTACCTGTCGGAAACCCACCTCGAAGCATATTTCGTACGAAATCGGAGAATTTCGGCTACGACGcgacgcacataggggtatttaccttcaaaaaccgatcatgagaattttttttgcttaatgaaGTTGTACTTGCTTAAAACCAGTAATTAACAGAAAAAGAGCTTTTTTCTAATaaatgtaggtataaaaaaaaattttggatacactgaaaaaaaaaaatagtgaattctgatatttttcaatatcaataaatatttgatAGTTAAAATTTCACagttatatttgtttaattgataataaaatatcaaaactagGTTCACATAAAAGACGATAAAAGCTAGACGGGCAAAAACGGgcagacgtttttttttttgtttttgtattttgacaTCTTCCTCTTTCatatgatttcaaaaatgttaccgAATAACACCGAATGATATAACAAAAGATCCATTGAAAaagcagaaattaaaaaaataactgtctttttacttacatttaaaataaattaaaataacaataaattaaagcttcaagtacaacaaatatattttttaaataaagtacacACCTGCAACTGAAACttccaaaacaataattttatgtaaaacaatagaaaccaaaaaaaaaaaatttattattgccgatgtaatttttcacacaaaacaaCTGAACCACATTAAAGGATTACAATCAATGACTTTCAACTGATGCTGTGGCTAAGTgcatacataaaaacaaaaaaaaaattacgggaCATTATTCCGTGGGTATTTAAGAATagccaaacaaaaaatcacttctcaactccatattttgcaaaaaagttaTATGAGCGGGTTTTGGAGTtgaatacccctatgtgcgacgGGCCGATTATTGTTACCCATTTAAGTCTtatcacttttttaaatttacgattATACCTTTAATATTCATCaggcttgaaatttttttttcgaatatcttgagaatattatttaattttcccATTTCTTTTCAGATGATTCCATCTGATGGTACACTTCAGCATCAGATAACAGTTGACGGTATAACGCATATGCTCTCATCAAATATCGCCATTCCAGCTGAACTGACTATAGCACATCCTAATGCATGGTCTGTAAGGTCAAATATGCAAAATTATAATCCCAACCTAGTCGAGGTAAAAGTTCCATTCTTACCtattcattttattcaaatttgtttttgttttgtagcaACACCATCCGCAATCTTCTTCTCCAATGTTAAGTCAGCAATCATCACCTTCAAATAGTCGTGCTACAAGTCCCAACCGAACAAGTGGCAACAATTTGTTTCAAggtcaacaacaacagcaacaaacgATACAGCAAGTGCGTAACTTACAGCGAACCGGATTACCGCTTCGAACTGTAAGAAGACCATCGACAGAAACAACGCCTCCACCAGCTATGCAACAGCACCAGCAAATGATGGGATCTATTAGCAATGAGATGATAGCTcctcaaaatattaaaacaatggAAGAGGTAGGTGAATTCGCACTTTTGTATATATCCCAATATTGAAGACTGATGAATTGtaagaattaattaatttcttaacCCTTTCGGGGCGCAATTCAAGCGATGAAgttacattattattttatattgcaattGGTTAAGGACATTTTAAgaagtattaaataaaaaaaaaaaaaacagagattctAGGCATTTTTGAACTTGTGATGGTACACATGTGTACCGTGCGTTGGTTCATGTCCTCGAAAAATGCcactttatcaaaaaaaaaaaataaataaataaaaaatattttagaaaaaggatATACTAAGGAGGTGATCCTAAATAAAGACTGtgctaaaaaatatgtttaatgttttgtgttaatatttaaaaaaaattaaattttgaaaagaaatacgGTTTCTAATTAGTTTTCCACCACTGTATATATGTACATTACATACCGTGCAAATATATTTGTAAAGAAATTAATAGGCCaaagttaatattttctttttgaaatgcACTAAcctgatatatattttttcctcaATTGCAGGGTATGGTAAATAGTGAAAACTCTATGACACAGCTTCAGGCTTTGATTCGCAACGGCTATGCTAGACCCGGAAATCACACACTCCCAAGGTTATCAAAATCAGCAATTAATTTGCAACAACATCACAGCCAAATGCAACAGCAACATCAGCAACaacatcaacagcaacaacaacaccaacaacagcataaccaacaacaacaacatcagcaacaTCAACATTTTCAGCCGCTTTCGTCTAGCAACTTCGGCATAAGTTCAAGTTTAGCGTTTACTTTACAGAATATGTCGCTTGTTGAAGGACAGCATCCACAAATGGAAAACAGCATTATGACGGTGATGAATCAACAAAAAAGTACTGGAAGCGATTCAGGAAGTTCAGTTGGATCTTCAGGTGATATATCACCACCCGAAACACCAAGCTTAATAAATAATAGCAGTGGAATAGGAAACGTGAAAATTAATGAGCAGCAACATAAGCAACAAGTTactcaaaaacaacaacatcaaaTTAATTACAACAAACAAATAGGCATTGCCAGAATAAATGGCCGGCCTGATAAGTTGCTGCCAATCAGTGTTGGTTCTAATACTGGTTCTGCAACTCTTATTTATCCAGCTGCAACTAGTCCCCAACAGCATTATTTAGGGAATGATATCATACTGAGCAGTGGTCCCAATATGATACAATCTTCTTTGACAAATAATAATCAAGTTGGTGGATCGGGAAATGATGGAGGAGGTTCTACGGTAGTATGCAGCGGTGGAATATCGGGAAATAATAACCTTGGAGGAAACACAGTACTCATTACATCGCCTTCGGCAATAAATGCTGCGAGTGGCAGTGTTATAAGTAACGTGATCACTTCGAACTCAGTTATTTTGCAACCAGGACAGCACCAGCAGTATTCGGCGGCCCATCCTTATCATGCCCAACACATAGCTTCGACGACGCGATCGCCAATAATTCCCCATAGTCATGGAATAGCTGGACCATCGCCACATGGGACTTTCCGCTTGCCCTCTTTTCAAATTCCACCAAACGGAGAATTAATCTATCCGTATCACCCAGCCGGTATTGCATTTTTATCGGGAACGGCTCCTCCTCCTACAGCTGTGGGTGGTGTCCGGTCCTCGCCTACAACTTCCGTACCTCCCCCGACTACAACGAATGTTATTCAACTGCCGCAACCACTACCACTTCAGCAACAGTCAGTGCTGTCTCAGGCTCAAACAAACCCTCCTCCACCCAGTACCGCGCTTTTGACCACGTCGCCTTATACATCATTAACAGTAGGAGTAAGCAAACAGTTGTCCTGTTATAACTGTGGCTCACAGAGCCACAACGGCCGCGATTGTAATGAAGCGTCTATGGAGGATGTCACTAGAGGAGCTATCTATAAGTTGGATTATTCAGTTTCATCAGTTTCACCATCAGGACCACAAACAAGTGGAGAAAGCATTACGGGAAACAATAGCAATTGCATTGGTTGCACACAGCTGTCCATGACAACTAACGAAATGGGCGCAGAATCTACATCTCCCACAGCGTCAACTTCTTCGTCGTCTTCGTTATCGAATAGCAACGTTAATCCGAAGTgatcattttataatttttataataagacTATAATATTAGATGAGgaataaaatatatacctattaataattaatttttcataaaaaaaaaaaaatatgtccaacgtcagttgttaaaaaaaattatctattattaaacttttattccattgttattttttcttttaaatttgtacctatgaaaaaataagaaaatattggTTTACATTTAATCGGAGGCAGAAATCAAATTTCTAGCTATCATTAAGATGgcaaaaagtaatgaaatatttttttaaatttattgttttttgttgtatacaaaaaagttcGTAAAAATgtatttggaaaaaagttttaagagtGCCATTTTTTAGACAATTGTTTAAAAAGTACATGATTTACACgaacaaacaaaaactattaaacaaaattaaaaacgtttCTAATGCTCAGCACAACAGCATATTCAAAACGACTCATCATTAACTTCATGTAATAAGAACTAACTTATTCAgacaaacaataacaacaacaaaaaagaaatagtgtTTAGCGTAAAGCTAATGTAGCGTACAAcaacttacttaaattttaaatacaattattaaatgtaaaaaatacttATATAAAATAGGAAAGAaagttaagaaaataaataaaaaaaacttaaattagcttgcaaacaataaaataaattttaaatgacttgcTAGATCTTAAGCGattaaaaaagtactttttgaCAACATACTATTCTTATTAACAAAaccaaaatagaaaattaataattaaattacTTCGACTGATGTatcttggttttatttttcgttcCTTGCTTCTACTTATAATGTCTTATTTGAACTACATAAGGAAATTTTATATCTAAGCATCTCGAATCATTTGGTGCAGAAAAAAACATCttcaaaaagaatgaaaaagtGGAAGGTTTGgtgtaattatttaaaattactaaCATTCAGATCTATTCTGGATGAAAACTTCCTGAAAGaattgtttttaatcaaaaaactgGCAGAGCTTTTGTTCCCTTTTTAACAATAAAGGAACGAAATTTAATATAAAGAGAAGCCGTATTCTGGAAAACGACTTTCTcgattatacagggtgattcaggagtaatgtgccaaaaagctgaagcatgtaggttgggttgagacaagaaaaaaatcgtatgggaggggttTATATTCACCCTCGTTTAGCCGGGTggtgcaattttctaaaaaaattattaaaaatcaacctaCAAGAATGTGCTATACctctttgtttttgaataaagcTGATTAATGAAACagtctttcaaaaaataaccttcaaaatcaaaattttgaaaaaaaaatgttcaactaatttttttcaaaattttatgtagtggtggggcaattttctaaaaaaattacttaatttggaaaaaaaaattattaaaaatcaatctgcaatgacgtgctatacctctttgtttttgaataaagcTGATTAATGatacagtttttcaaaatataaccttcaaaatcaaaattttgaaaaaaaaaaatttgaaaaaaaaaatgttcaactaatttttttcaaaattttatgtagttAATAtgtagaccagtgccgaagccttcaaaaacattaaaaagtaagaaaaaatcgtagtaggatgaaacccatgggaaaaggaggtgaatatgataaaaatgaaaggaaaaataaattacgggcgagtcgagttcgggaagtggtagggttgagtttttaatggtaaaaaatggtatatctcgatttccggcaaaactacaagtcctatggaaaaaagttttatggcaaagttgtaggtaacgAAAAGATCTAGCATatgttttaacaattttttcacataggTATAACCacaaatttatgtgaaaaattaaaaaaaaacgagtttttggttttttatttttatctttttcaaaaaaatgtttttttttttctacgaaatttggtgaaaatctATCTTATTATGTCCTAAACACACAGTAATTtacttgatttaaaatatttattttgtaaccctattttaacttaatataaaaaaacactctaattttcaatcgaaaattcacgtgtcaaaatatcagctttttaaaaaaaatcggtaagtattttgtttcttaaaatctctactttctgatggtgtaaacaaaaatttacattagcaTATCTTATGTTACATTGATAAATGTTACggttttttgtaattaaagtgtaggtaaattttaataaataggccaaaattgaaaataatgataaaaaaaatctcgaatttaagctttttcattttttgcattctccGAGAACATCAACTATGGTATACTAATTTTTTGCCATAAAACTTTTTgccataggacttgtagttttgccggaaatcgagatataccattttttaccattaaaaactcaaccctaccacttcccgaactcggctcgtccgtaatttatttttcctttcatttttatcatattcacctccttttccaatgggtttcatcctactttGGTTtcttttggtttcaaaaactatCAACCCTGGGCTATAAGtactattttagttttcaaaataaattgctcttatttgtttttaaacaaaaacagaaaactgtaTCCGAAAATGTCTcttcgttttcgagaaattaataaaaaaccaaaacttcttttttgttaagaaaaaaatcattcttcaatgggttttaaaaataaaataccaaaaaatcattaaatttgtTTGTGCAAAACATATGCAACTTTGTCTTCCATctttacaaaatatttgtaaaagccACTTTTACCGGAAGATTTGGAATGGAATTGAATTAACTTATTATTATTGTTCTTATTGTTTGGTTCAATTAAGACTTGTGGAAAGTTTCTTTGTCACAATGTTTCGAAAACAGGTCCCTCTGAACATTGaactcaataaaataattaataaatataacGGTAAACCGTCTCGAAAAATAAATACACGAAATGttataatagctgcgttcctttggaaatatttatctactttttagtacttaaagctgctttgaactactttttcagtatagcaaagtagttttaagtaataaaaagtagataatgtaatgttttattccgggttcacaataaaacttatttaatttccacttatatttccgttcaaataagaacacactttatttcaactcaatttacttttattattcgctcaaacaaacacacgtttaaatcactttatttactactaacaattcgcaacactttatttcactttgtactgtactctttcactttcaagattaaactgtctccggtcggtgtctacgctgccttttataccggaatctcgagactcgagaacgtcctcgaaggctctcgtccctgtctctcgaaacttcctttccacgaagggcacttcatacttccagtctagtgggatattttgagatgtgttcagtgtgggatattttgagatgtgttcagtgagatatttttagatgtgttcagtgggatatttttagatgtgttcagtgagatatttttcttaattactaaaggtccgttcacatttctacctttgcagtagtaggtagtgtgttcagacttttatcttaaaagtagttcagtaattcatcgttacattgcccccctcttaggattgttcgtcccgaacaactccattgcttctatcaccattataacgatgtaaacggtcacaatgaactacctttacaGGGCTATTCTGGAGTTGTGATGCTCACAAGTCACAattttttgtgaggtttttTTTGTGAGGTTTCTTATGAGATTGTCACAATTtcgtcataaacaaaaaataccaagactggaaactcggcggtcaactgacgtttgcctacaagctgcgaggtgtggtgaatgtcgtgaacttatcgttgttttcgtgtccgatgtgaggtgaatgtcgtgaatctataaatgtgtgcgtgttaacgtcatttaccaacgtggtggctttcacatatattcacagacaacactgtacacaaaagggttttgggcataaacaaaaaataccaagactggaaactcggcggtcaactgacgtttgcctacaagctgcgaggtgtggtgaaagtcgtgaacctatcgttgtgttcgtgtcggATGTGTGgggaatgtcgtgaatctataaatgtgtgcgtgttaacgtcatttaccaacgtggtggctttcacatatattcacagacaacactgatcacaaaagggttttgggggggaaGACGTaggaaattttccagtcttggtattttttgtttatggttttggggggaaagacgtacgaaagtttccagtcttggtattttttgtttatgatttcgtattctgcgaaaaacctcataagaaacctcACAACAAATTCACCACGATAGAGGTGAGTTTCTTATTTTGACAACCAGCTGATttgtcagataaaaaaaaataatattcaattcaCATATTTTAGAATTAATAAACACTCAaggaattaataatttatttaacaatccCAACTAAATTTTTGCATTCGATGATATAATTGCACTTGTTTATAGGAAAAATGTAAACTTGGCGCAGTTCAAGACATTCGTCGAGATGGACTCCAACCTATAGTGTACCAGGCAGTCAGAGGGACTCAAAAGAACGTGTAACTCATCAAAAGATGAGATTATAGTTTGGAAGTGTTTGGATCACCGGCATCGGATGGCATAAGTAGTTACCTATTACAACGGCAAGTAGTATTAATTGCATTAAAATCAAGTCATGCAAGTGAATGCAATCCTACTCCGCTTTTTGTATATAAAGATTTTTACTTTTAGGAAACCAATGGCTCTCAAAGCGCCCATATTAGATTGATCAATTGAAGAGTGAATGTGAAAAGATTGCCACTTTGGCTTAAAGTATCGGCAAAGGTGCCGCAACCCCAATCGCTA
Proteins encoded in this region:
- the LOC129917448 gene encoding transcription factor mef2A isoform X1; this translates as MICKKDVISWFKELESYKRIDTMCALLNMCLPFELRFLGTCLEELGRRDSQELRGIELRVNNPQDLAIDMVACQKGEPTDKKIRRKMALYLALIRACNRSCVTEIFKTLDGWGRRDFSKLNDSDTLQELLLVYTMAANHPVFTFEQHMTCAEVFEKIKENRLVCREQQQQQAPRPVTTTSNEHHQMLIPHQQPHQTIHMHPGQHQSMQQPIQVISQGSIPISFPQAHLSKMIPSDGTLQHQITVDGITHMLSSNIAIPAELTIAHPNAWSVRSNMQNYNPNLVEQHHPQSSSPMLSQQSSPSNSRATSPNRTSGNNLFQGQQQQQQTIQQVRNLQRTGLPLRTVRRPSTETTPPPAMQQHQQMMGSISNEMIAPQNIKTMEEGMVNSENSMTQLQALIRNGYARPGNHTLPRLSKSAINLQQHHSQMQQQHQQQHQQQQQHQQQHNQQQQHQQHQHFQPLSSSNFGISSSLAFTLQNMSLVEGQHPQMENSIMTVMNQQKSTGSDSGSSVGSSGDISPPETPSLINNSSGIGNVKINEQQHKQQVTQKQQHQINYNKQIGIARINGRPDKLLPISVGSNTGSATLIYPAATSPQQHYLGNDIILSSGPNMIQSSLTNNNQVGGSGNDGGGSTVVCSGGISGNNNLGGNTVLITSPSAINAASGSVISNVITSNSVILQPGQHQQYSAAHPYHAQHIASTTRSPIIPHSHGIAGPSPHGTFRLPSFQIPPNGELIYPYHPAGIAFLSGTAPPPTAVGGVRSSPTTSVPPPTTTNVIQLPQPLPLQQQSVLSQAQTNPPPPSTALLTTSPYTSLTVGVSKQLSCYNCGSQSHNGRDCNEASMEDVTRGAIYKLDYSVSSVSPSGPQTSGESITGNNSNCIGCTQLSMTTNEMGAESTSPTASTSSSSSLSNSNVNPK
- the LOC129917448 gene encoding transcription factor mef2A isoform X2 — its product is MIPSDGTLQHQITVDGITHMLSSNIAIPAELTIAHPNAWSVRSNMQNYNPNLVEQHHPQSSSPMLSQQSSPSNSRATSPNRTSGNNLFQGQQQQQQTIQQVRNLQRTGLPLRTVRRPSTETTPPPAMQQHQQMMGSISNEMIAPQNIKTMEEGMVNSENSMTQLQALIRNGYARPGNHTLPRLSKSAINLQQHHSQMQQQHQQQHQQQQQHQQQHNQQQQHQQHQHFQPLSSSNFGISSSLAFTLQNMSLVEGQHPQMENSIMTVMNQQKSTGSDSGSSVGSSGDISPPETPSLINNSSGIGNVKINEQQHKQQVTQKQQHQINYNKQIGIARINGRPDKLLPISVGSNTGSATLIYPAATSPQQHYLGNDIILSSGPNMIQSSLTNNNQVGGSGNDGGGSTVVCSGGISGNNNLGGNTVLITSPSAINAASGSVISNVITSNSVILQPGQHQQYSAAHPYHAQHIASTTRSPIIPHSHGIAGPSPHGTFRLPSFQIPPNGELIYPYHPAGIAFLSGTAPPPTAVGGVRSSPTTSVPPPTTTNVIQLPQPLPLQQQSVLSQAQTNPPPPSTALLTTSPYTSLTVGVSKQLSCYNCGSQSHNGRDCNEASMEDVTRGAIYKLDYSVSSVSPSGPQTSGESITGNNSNCIGCTQLSMTTNEMGAESTSPTASTSSSSSLSNSNVNPK